A DNA window from Sphingopyxis macrogoltabida contains the following coding sequences:
- a CDS encoding TonB-dependent receptor domain-containing protein: MPRSVAIIAILLASASPAWGQAANGNAAEPADSEAGNAQTGRADENAVRAANDAFGTSVGNEKIGLYGVGDVRGFNPATAGNIRVEGLSVTEHGGFTSRIASGSTIRVGLTAQGYAFPAPTGIADYALRNPGDEAVLSPVLYFGPNRTAAVDLDAQIPIAGSRLSMAAGIAYRYEENFPGEDSQTLQGGAVLRWRPADQVEFKSFYTRAAIMDDLDIGNIFSGGPWLPPQIERRYFGLDWTQTEVRRRFYGALGSVRLSDAWQIRAGLFRSENEVKLNPVELYRGVGRDGSAQRQLVVTKDQAAKSTSGDLRSSYSFGEGSRRHIIHLAARGRETRRAYGGGDVRDLGPATIGERSDLPQPAFDFGPLTRDDVRQITGGIGYELRWPQVAELSLGIQKTDYEKNVRIPGRPLLTTRDRPWLYNGTLALHLTGKLVAYAGYTRGLEDSATAPSDAVNRNSAPPALRTSQRDAGLRYAIRPGFNLVAGLFDVRKPYFNIDPDRVYRQLGTVRHRGIELSLAGQPAPGLSVIAGAVFLDADVSGEAVDFGIIGPKPVGTANRIVRANLDYRLPFFAPLSVDIGVVSQGKRIASALEYAELGGRQLTTRPLTTVDIGFRYRFQAGAAPVTLRAQVTNLFDVYGWNVSPNASFKFNETRRFLMTLAADI, translated from the coding sequence ATGCCAAGGTCCGTCGCTATCATCGCCATCCTGCTCGCCTCCGCTTCCCCGGCGTGGGGGCAGGCCGCAAATGGAAATGCGGCGGAGCCGGCCGACAGCGAGGCTGGCAACGCGCAGACCGGGCGCGCCGACGAGAATGCGGTGCGGGCGGCCAATGACGCGTTCGGCACCAGCGTCGGGAACGAGAAGATCGGCCTTTACGGCGTCGGCGACGTCCGGGGTTTCAATCCCGCCACCGCCGGAAATATCCGCGTCGAAGGACTGTCGGTTACCGAACATGGCGGCTTCACCAGCCGGATCGCGAGCGGTTCGACGATCAGGGTCGGATTGACCGCGCAGGGCTATGCCTTTCCGGCGCCGACCGGGATCGCCGACTATGCGCTCCGCAATCCAGGCGACGAGGCGGTGCTGAGCCCGGTGCTCTATTTCGGCCCGAACCGGACCGCGGCCGTCGATCTCGACGCGCAAATCCCCATTGCCGGCAGCCGCCTCAGCATGGCTGCGGGAATCGCCTACCGCTATGAGGAGAATTTCCCGGGCGAGGACAGTCAGACGCTGCAGGGTGGCGCCGTCCTGCGCTGGCGGCCCGCCGATCAGGTCGAATTCAAATCTTTTTACACTCGCGCGGCGATCATGGACGATCTCGACATCGGCAACATCTTTTCGGGCGGGCCCTGGTTGCCGCCGCAGATCGAACGGCGCTATTTCGGCCTCGACTGGACGCAGACCGAGGTCCGGCGGCGGTTCTATGGCGCGCTGGGGTCCGTCCGGCTTTCCGACGCCTGGCAGATCCGCGCCGGTCTCTTTCGGTCCGAAAATGAGGTGAAGCTCAACCCGGTCGAACTCTATCGGGGCGTCGGGCGCGATGGTTCGGCGCAGCGGCAACTCGTCGTGACGAAGGATCAGGCGGCGAAATCGACGTCGGGGGACCTGCGCTCTTCCTATTCCTTTGGCGAAGGATCGCGGCGGCATATCATCCACCTTGCCGCGCGCGGCCGCGAGACGCGGCGTGCCTATGGCGGCGGCGACGTACGCGATCTGGGACCGGCGACGATCGGCGAGCGAAGCGACCTTCCGCAGCCGGCCTTCGATTTCGGGCCGCTGACCCGCGACGATGTCCGGCAAATCACCGGCGGCATCGGTTATGAATTGCGCTGGCCGCAGGTGGCCGAACTCAGCCTCGGCATACAGAAGACCGATTATGAGAAGAATGTCCGGATTCCGGGCCGGCCGCTGCTGACGACCAGGGATCGGCCATGGCTCTACAATGGCACGCTGGCGCTCCATCTTACCGGCAAGCTGGTAGCCTATGCCGGCTACACGCGCGGTCTCGAAGACAGCGCGACCGCGCCATCGGATGCGGTGAACCGCAACTCGGCCCCGCCCGCGCTGCGCACGAGCCAGCGCGACGCGGGGCTTCGCTATGCGATCCGCCCGGGCTTCAACCTCGTCGCGGGCCTGTTCGACGTGCGCAAACCCTATTTCAACATCGACCCCGACCGCGTCTACCGCCAACTCGGGACGGTCCGGCATCGCGGTATCGAACTGTCGCTCGCGGGACAGCCCGCCCCGGGGCTGAGCGTCATCGCCGGCGCGGTGTTCCTCGACGCCGACGTTTCGGGCGAAGCGGTGGATTTCGGGATCATCGGCCCGAAACCGGTGGGGACGGCAAACCGGATCGTCCGCGCCAACCTCGATTATCGCTTGCCCTTCTTTGCACCGCTTTCGGTCGATATCGGTGTCGTCAGCCAGGGGAAAAGGATCGCCAGCGCGCTCGAATATGCCGAACTCGGCGGACGGCAGTTGACCACCCGACCGCTGACGACCGTCGACATCGGCTTTCGCTATCGCTTTCAGGCGGGCGCTGCGCCAGTCACCTTGCGCGCCCAGGTCACCAATCTCTTCGACGTCTATGGCTGGAACGTGTCACCGAACGCGTCCTTCAAGTTCAACGAGACGCGGCGTTTCCTGATGACTCTGGCGGCGGATATCTGA
- a CDS encoding aspartate kinase produces MARIVMKFGGTSMAGTERIRTVAKLVAREVANGNEVAVVVSAMAGETDRLVNFCREANPRYDPAEYDVVVAAGEQVTSGLLALTLQAMGTPARSWLGWQLPIRTEEAHARARIADIDTGALGASMAKGEVAVIPGFQGMMDDGRISTLGRGGSDTSAVAVAAALKADRCDIYTDVDGVYTTDPRIVARARKLDFVTYEEMLELASVGAKVLQTRSVGLAMKEGVRVQVLSSFVEGDEAPKKGTMIVSDEEIEEHQMERQLITGIAHDKNEAKVIVTRVPDKPGAVANIFGPLAAAGINVDMIIQNVGREKGETDVTFTVPAVDLLRSIDLLEAAKDKIGFNRIISDDKVAKISVVGVGMKSHAGVASTMFRALADRGINIQAISTSEIKVSVLIDEDETELAVRVLHTAYGLDAD; encoded by the coding sequence ATGGCGCGGATCGTGATGAAATTCGGGGGCACGTCGATGGCGGGCACCGAGCGGATTCGCACCGTGGCGAAACTCGTCGCGCGCGAAGTCGCCAACGGCAACGAGGTCGCGGTCGTCGTCTCGGCGATGGCCGGCGAGACCGACCGGCTGGTCAATTTCTGCCGCGAGGCAAACCCGCGTTACGACCCCGCCGAATATGACGTCGTCGTCGCCGCCGGCGAGCAGGTCACGTCGGGGCTCCTTGCGCTCACCCTGCAGGCGATGGGCACTCCCGCGCGGAGCTGGCTTGGCTGGCAGCTCCCGATCCGTACCGAGGAAGCGCACGCCCGCGCGCGTATCGCCGACATCGACACCGGCGCGCTCGGCGCCTCGATGGCGAAGGGTGAGGTCGCGGTGATCCCGGGCTTCCAGGGCATGATGGACGACGGCCGCATCTCGACGCTCGGCCGCGGCGGGTCCGATACCAGCGCGGTCGCGGTCGCCGCGGCGTTGAAGGCCGACCGCTGCGACATCTACACCGACGTCGACGGCGTCTACACCACCGACCCGCGCATCGTCGCGCGCGCGCGCAAGCTCGATTTCGTCACCTATGAGGAAATGCTCGAACTGGCGAGCGTCGGCGCCAAGGTGCTGCAGACGCGCTCGGTCGGGCTCGCGATGAAGGAGGGCGTGCGGGTGCAGGTCCTCTCCAGCTTCGTCGAGGGCGACGAGGCTCCGAAAAAAGGCACGATGATCGTCAGCGACGAGGAAATAGAGGAACATCAGATGGAACGGCAGCTGATCACCGGCATCGCCCACGACAAGAATGAAGCGAAGGTCATCGTCACGCGCGTGCCCGACAAGCCGGGCGCGGTCGCCAACATCTTCGGTCCGCTCGCCGCGGCCGGGATCAACGTCGACATGATCATCCAGAACGTCGGCCGCGAAAAGGGCGAGACCGACGTGACCTTCACCGTTCCCGCCGTCGACCTGCTCCGTTCGATCGACCTGCTCGAAGCCGCGAAGGACAAGATCGGTTTCAACCGCATCATCAGCGACGACAAGGTGGCGAAGATCAGCGTCGTCGGGGTCGGCATGAAGAGCCACGCCGGGGTCGCGAGCACGATGTTCCGCGCGCTGGCCGATCGCGGCATCAACATCCAGGCGATCTCGACCAGCGAGATCAAGGTCAGCGTGCTGATCGACGAGGACGAGACCGAACTGGCGGTGCGCGTCCTCCACACCGCCTACGGGCTCGACGCAGACTAG
- a CDS encoding inner membrane-spanning protein YciB codes for MRSLLYAVGPMLFDSLGVIVFAVLLGLGVDLVIATIAGTVTAAGVVGYELARGRKVAALQWISLASVLFTAAATLFTGDPRFVMAKPTIVYLIVGSVMLRKGWLDRYILPEQLALVGDVMDRFGMIWAALMFASAGLNLVVALFFTAWWPLFIGIFPLASKFGLFAVHIAAVHFIGQARLRRRAGGELQPLAAE; via the coding sequence ATGAGGTCGCTGTTATACGCTGTCGGACCGATGCTGTTCGACTCGCTGGGCGTGATCGTCTTCGCCGTCTTGCTCGGGCTCGGCGTCGATCTTGTCATTGCTACGATCGCGGGCACGGTCACCGCGGCAGGCGTCGTCGGTTATGAGCTTGCGCGGGGCAGGAAGGTCGCGGCGCTGCAGTGGATCAGCCTCGCCTCGGTACTCTTCACCGCCGCCGCGACGCTGTTTACCGGCGACCCGCGCTTCGTGATGGCAAAGCCGACGATCGTCTATCTGATCGTCGGCAGCGTGATGCTGCGCAAGGGCTGGCTCGACCGCTACATCCTGCCCGAACAGCTGGCGCTGGTCGGCGATGTGATGGACCGGTTCGGGATGATCTGGGCGGCGCTGATGTTCGCGAGCGCCGGACTGAATCTCGTCGTCGCGCTCTTTTTCACCGCGTGGTGGCCGCTGTTTATCGGGATATTCCCGCTGGCGTCGAAATTCGGCCTGTTCGCGGTCCACATCGCGGCGGTGCATTTCATCGGGCAGGCGCGGTTGCGCCGCCGCGCGGGCGGCGAGCTGCAGCCGCTGGCCGCCGAATAG
- a CDS encoding YdeI/OmpD-associated family protein, which produces MNRDPRVDEYIAKRQPFAQPILNHLRELVHKHAPGAEETLKWGVPHFVLNGQNLAGMAAFKEHATFGFWRDEEVTGSPRDTGAMGSMGRLASLADLPGDKVMAAWIGKAAALCAEGKPKRPAPKTKAALDLPEDLGAALKADAAAQGHWDAFSPGKRRDYIEWVLEAKREETRVKRIETIVAQVAEGKDRNWKYKGC; this is translated from the coding sequence GTGAACCGCGACCCGCGCGTCGACGAATATATCGCGAAGCGCCAGCCGTTCGCGCAGCCGATCCTCAACCATTTGCGCGAACTGGTGCACAAGCATGCGCCGGGCGCCGAAGAGACGCTGAAATGGGGCGTGCCGCATTTCGTGCTGAACGGGCAGAATCTGGCCGGCATGGCGGCGTTCAAGGAACATGCGACCTTCGGCTTCTGGCGCGACGAAGAGGTGACGGGGTCGCCGCGCGACACCGGCGCAATGGGCAGCATGGGGCGGCTGGCGTCGCTCGCCGATCTGCCCGGCGACAAGGTGATGGCGGCGTGGATCGGGAAAGCCGCGGCGCTCTGCGCCGAGGGCAAGCCCAAGCGGCCGGCGCCGAAGACGAAAGCCGCGCTCGACCTGCCGGAGGATCTGGGCGCGGCATTAAAGGCCGATGCCGCGGCGCAAGGGCATTGGGATGCCTTTTCGCCCGGCAAGCGCCGCGATTATATCGAGTGGGTGCTCGAGGCAAAGCGCGAGGAAACGCGCGTCAAACGCATCGAGACGATCGTCGCGCAGGTTGCCGAGGGCAAGGACCGGAACTGGAAATACAAGGGTTGTTGA
- the ubiG gene encoding bifunctional 2-polyprenyl-6-hydroxyphenol methylase/3-demethylubiquinol 3-O-methyltransferase UbiG, with amino-acid sequence MTAATINPHEAAHFGALAADWWDPHGSSAMLHKLNPVRLSYIRDRIDAHWHVDARERHPLAGRTAIDVGCGAGLLAEPLARMGANVTGVDAAPENIAAAREHAAGQGLSIHYHAGELAALPPAMFDLVTSMEVVEHVTDPAAFIGELAARLAPGGLMILSTPNRTMLSKLLLVEAAERVGAVPRGTHDWDQFLRPDELTSLLEGAGLEVIDRTGLSPSPAKGFKLGGSEALNYLVAARHAG; translated from the coding sequence ATGACCGCCGCGACGATCAACCCGCACGAAGCCGCCCATTTCGGGGCGCTCGCCGCCGACTGGTGGGACCCGCACGGATCGTCGGCGATGCTTCACAAGCTCAATCCCGTGCGCCTGTCGTATATCCGTGACCGGATCGACGCGCATTGGCATGTCGATGCGCGCGAGCGCCATCCGCTGGCCGGGCGCACCGCGATCGACGTCGGCTGCGGCGCCGGACTGCTCGCCGAGCCGCTCGCGCGGATGGGCGCGAACGTCACGGGCGTCGATGCGGCGCCCGAGAATATCGCGGCGGCGCGTGAGCATGCGGCGGGGCAGGGGCTGTCGATCCACTATCATGCCGGTGAACTCGCCGCGCTGCCGCCCGCGATGTTCGACCTCGTTACCTCGATGGAGGTCGTCGAGCATGTCACCGATCCCGCCGCCTTCATCGGCGAGCTCGCGGCGCGGCTCGCGCCCGGCGGGCTGATGATCCTGTCGACGCCGAACCGCACGATGCTGTCGAAGCTGCTCCTCGTCGAGGCGGCCGAGCGCGTCGGCGCGGTGCCGCGCGGTACGCACGATTGGGACCAGTTCCTGAGGCCTGACGAACTGACGTCGCTGCTCGAAGGCGCCGGGCTCGAAGTTATCGACCGCACCGGCCTGTCGCCGTCGCCGGCAAAAGGCTTCAAGCTCGGCGGCAGCGAGGCACTCAACTATCTTGTTGCGGCGAGGCACGCGGGGTGA
- a CDS encoding glutathione S-transferase family protein → MWQLYQFPLCPFSRKVRLLLGEKGVGYELVRESPWERRDEFIDLNPAGRTPVMVDGGRGQVLIDSNAIAEYFEETVEGKAMINGTAAQRAEIRRLVAWFDQDFFYEVTGPLLFERMQKRIVHRQPPDGGALREAMKAANNHLDYVDYLIDHRTWLAGATMTLADLTAAAHISVADYLGGIDWTGHEQTKGWYSGLKSRPSFRPLLAERMEIVTPPKYYEDVDF, encoded by the coding sequence ATGTGGCAACTCTATCAATTCCCGCTCTGTCCCTTTTCGCGCAAGGTCCGCCTGCTGCTCGGCGAAAAGGGCGTCGGTTATGAACTGGTACGCGAATCGCCGTGGGAACGGCGCGACGAGTTCATCGACCTGAATCCGGCGGGGCGGACCCCGGTGATGGTCGACGGCGGTCGCGGGCAGGTGCTGATCGACAGCAACGCGATCGCCGAATATTTCGAGGAAACCGTCGAAGGCAAGGCGATGATCAACGGCACCGCGGCGCAGCGCGCCGAGATCCGCCGCCTCGTCGCCTGGTTCGACCAGGATTTCTTCTATGAAGTCACCGGCCCGCTGCTGTTCGAGCGGATGCAGAAGCGCATCGTCCACCGCCAGCCCCCCGACGGCGGCGCCCTGCGCGAAGCGATGAAGGCGGCGAACAACCATCTCGACTATGTCGACTATCTGATCGACCACCGCACCTGGCTCGCCGGCGCGACGATGACACTCGCCGACCTGACCGCGGCGGCGCATATTTCGGTCGCCGACTATCTGGGCGGCATCGACTGGACCGGGCACGAACAGACGAAGGGCTGGTATTCGGGACTGAAATCCCGCCCCTCCTTTCGCCCCCTGCTGGCGGAACGGATGGAAATCGTGACGCCGCCGAAATATTACGAAGATGTGGATTTTTGA
- the gltB gene encoding glutamate synthase large subunit — protein sequence MTHYPTPDHARLAETGMYRPDMESDACGVGLVAATDGKASRRVVEAAIEALRAVWHRGAVDADGKTGDGAGIHVDLPVRFFDDAIAASGHKVRPNRLAVGMVFLPRTDLGAQEECRTIVEAEIIDAGFTIYGWRQVPVDVSVIGDKAQRTRPEIEQIMIAGPLPDEQSVAEFEKQLYLVRRRIEKKVIAAQIADFYICSLSARSIIYKGLFLAESLGDFYPDLMNKLFESRVAIFHQRYSTNTFPQWWLAQPFRCLAHNGEINTIRGNKNWMKSHEIKMASLAFGEHSEDIKPVIPAGASDTAALDAVFEALCRAGRDAPTAKLILVPEAWTNECDVPDNHRAMYSYLASVMEPWDGPAALAMTDGRWAVAGMDRNALRPLRYTLTADNLLVVGSESGMVLLPEASIRKKGRLGPGQMIAVDLDDGALYEDRAIKDLIADAQDYPARVKGFRTMADLPKGGKSSLPTFDRAELLRRQVAAGLTMEDMELILSPMVEDAKEAVGSMGDDTPLAVISDKPRHVAQFFRQNFSQVTNPPIDSLRERHVMSLKTRFANLANILDEKGQSDHVLAIDSPVLVGDDWDRLRAYFGDAVADIDCTFAAGGDAATLREAIARVRREAEDAVRAGRSELFLTDQAIGDKRVGMAMVLAAAAVHTHLVRKGLRSYASINVRSAEVLDTHAFAVLIGVGATTVHAYLTEAAIADRHARGLFGRELSLGDCHLRFRKAIDDGLLKILAKMGIAVISSYRGGYNFEAVGLSRALVNDLFPGMPAKISGEGYQSLFINAVEKHEAAFDTRVTTLPIGGFYRQRAGGEAHAYSAQLMHLLQTAVATDSYSTYLQFSRGVADLPPIYLRDLVEFNYPAQGVALDSVEAITEIRKRFVTPGMSLGALSPEAHETLAIAMNRIGAKAVSGEGGEASERYQPYANGDNANSNIKQIASGRFGVTAEYLGACDEIEIKVAQGAKPGEGGQLPGFKVTEFIARLRHATPGVTLISPPPHHDIYSIEDLAQLIYDLKQINPKARVCVKLVSSAGIGTVAAGVAKAHADVILVAGNTGGTGASPQTSVKYAGTPWEMGLSEVNQVLTLNGLRHRIRLRTDGGLKTGRDIVIAAILGAEEYGIGTLSLVAMGCIMVRQCHSNTCPVGVCTQDEKLRQKFTGSPEKVINLMTFIAEEVREILAKLGCRSLDEVIGRTELLRQVSRGAEHLDDLDLNPILAKVDAPDEERRSQGPSFRNPVPDSLDAQILNDAKPLFERGERMQLTYNVRNTHRAVGTRLSAEVTARFGMKGLADNHVQVRLRGTAGQSLGAFLCQGVTLEVFGDANDYVGKGLSGGRIVVRPTVSSPLVSQHNSIVGNTVLYGATAGTLLAAGQAGERFAVRNSGARVVVEGCGANGCEYMTGGTAVILGPVGSNFGAGMTGGMAFVLDSDDSFERHANGESIVWQRLASSHWESELKALVEDHAKATGSKWSDEILADWERWKGRFWQVCPKEMISRLTHSLNEEEIEVVAAE from the coding sequence ATGACCCATTACCCCACCCCCGACCATGCGCGCCTTGCCGAGACCGGCATGTATCGCCCCGACATGGAATCCGATGCCTGCGGCGTCGGTCTGGTTGCGGCGACCGACGGCAAGGCCTCGCGCCGCGTCGTCGAGGCGGCGATCGAGGCGCTGCGCGCGGTGTGGCACCGCGGCGCGGTCGACGCCGACGGCAAGACCGGGGATGGGGCGGGAATCCATGTCGACCTGCCGGTGCGCTTCTTCGACGACGCCATCGCAGCGTCGGGGCACAAGGTGCGCCCGAACCGCCTCGCCGTCGGCATGGTGTTCCTGCCGCGCACCGACCTTGGCGCGCAGGAAGAATGCCGGACGATCGTCGAGGCCGAGATCATCGACGCGGGCTTCACCATCTATGGCTGGCGTCAGGTACCCGTCGACGTGTCGGTAATCGGCGACAAGGCGCAGCGCACGCGCCCCGAGATCGAGCAGATCATGATCGCCGGACCGCTGCCCGACGAACAGTCGGTCGCCGAATTCGAAAAGCAGCTTTATCTCGTCCGCCGCCGGATCGAGAAAAAGGTGATCGCGGCGCAGATCGCCGACTTTTACATCTGCAGCCTGTCGGCGCGCTCGATCATCTACAAGGGCCTGTTCCTCGCCGAGAGTCTGGGCGATTTCTATCCCGACCTGATGAACAAGCTGTTCGAGAGCCGGGTGGCGATCTTCCACCAGCGCTATTCGACCAACACCTTCCCGCAATGGTGGCTGGCCCAGCCGTTCCGCTGCCTCGCCCATAATGGCGAGATCAACACGATCCGCGGCAACAAGAACTGGATGAAGAGCCACGAGATCAAGATGGCGAGCCTAGCGTTCGGCGAGCATTCGGAAGACATCAAGCCGGTGATCCCGGCGGGCGCGTCGGACACCGCCGCGCTCGACGCGGTGTTCGAGGCGCTGTGCCGCGCCGGCCGCGATGCACCGACCGCGAAGCTGATCCTCGTCCCCGAGGCGTGGACCAACGAGTGCGACGTGCCCGACAACCACCGCGCGATGTACAGCTATCTCGCCAGCGTGATGGAGCCGTGGGACGGCCCCGCAGCGCTCGCGATGACCGACGGCCGCTGGGCGGTTGCGGGGATGGACCGCAACGCGCTGCGTCCGCTGCGCTACACGCTGACCGCCGACAATCTGCTCGTCGTCGGCTCCGAAAGCGGCATGGTGCTGCTGCCCGAGGCGAGCATCCGCAAGAAGGGCCGCCTCGGCCCCGGCCAGATGATCGCGGTCGACCTCGACGACGGCGCACTTTACGAAGACCGCGCGATCAAGGATCTGATCGCCGACGCGCAGGATTATCCCGCCCGCGTCAAGGGTTTCCGCACGATGGCCGACCTGCCGAAGGGCGGCAAGTCGAGCCTGCCGACCTTCGACCGCGCCGAACTGCTCCGCCGCCAGGTCGCCGCCGGGCTGACGATGGAGGATATGGAGCTCATCCTCTCGCCCATGGTCGAGGATGCCAAGGAAGCCGTCGGATCGATGGGCGACGACACGCCGCTCGCGGTCATTTCGGACAAGCCGCGCCACGTCGCGCAATTCTTCCGCCAGAATTTCAGCCAGGTCACCAACCCGCCGATCGACAGCTTGCGCGAACGGCATGTGATGAGCCTGAAGACGCGTTTCGCGAACCTTGCCAACATCCTCGACGAAAAGGGGCAGAGCGACCACGTCCTCGCGATCGATTCGCCCGTGCTCGTCGGCGACGACTGGGACCGGCTGCGTGCCTATTTCGGCGATGCGGTCGCCGATATCGACTGTACTTTCGCGGCCGGCGGCGATGCCGCGACGCTGCGCGAAGCGATCGCCCGCGTCCGCCGCGAGGCCGAGGACGCGGTGCGCGCCGGGCGTAGCGAGCTGTTCCTGACCGATCAGGCGATCGGCGACAAGCGCGTCGGCATGGCGATGGTGCTCGCTGCCGCCGCGGTCCACACGCATCTCGTCCGCAAGGGGCTGCGCAGCTATGCCTCGATCAACGTCCGCTCGGCCGAGGTGCTCGACACCCATGCCTTTGCCGTCCTGATCGGCGTCGGCGCGACGACCGTTCACGCCTATCTGACCGAAGCGGCGATCGCCGACCGCCATGCCCGCGGACTATTCGGCCGCGAACTGTCGCTGGGCGATTGTCATCTGCGGTTCCGCAAGGCGATCGACGACGGCCTGCTAAAGATCCTCGCCAAGATGGGGATCGCGGTGATCTCCAGCTATCGCGGCGGTTATAATTTCGAAGCCGTCGGCCTTTCGCGCGCGCTGGTCAACGACCTGTTCCCCGGCATGCCGGCGAAAATCTCCGGCGAAGGCTATCAGTCGCTGTTCATCAACGCGGTCGAGAAGCACGAGGCGGCGTTCGACACCCGCGTCACCACCCTGCCCATCGGCGGTTTCTATCGTCAGCGCGCCGGCGGTGAGGCGCATGCCTATTCGGCGCAGTTGATGCACCTGCTCCAGACCGCGGTCGCGACCGACAGCTATTCGACCTATCTGCAATTCTCGCGCGGGGTCGCCGACCTGCCGCCGATCTATCTGCGCGACCTGGTGGAGTTCAACTATCCGGCGCAGGGCGTCGCATTGGATAGCGTCGAGGCGATCACCGAAATCCGCAAGCGCTTCGTCACCCCGGGCATGTCGCTGGGCGCGCTGTCTCCGGAGGCGCACGAGACGCTGGCGATCGCGATGAACCGCATCGGCGCCAAGGCGGTGTCCGGCGAAGGCGGCGAAGCGAGCGAGCGCTATCAGCCCTATGCCAATGGCGACAACGCCAACAGCAACATCAAGCAGATCGCGAGCGGCCGCTTCGGCGTCACCGCCGAATATCTCGGCGCGTGCGACGAGATCGAGATCAAGGTCGCACAGGGCGCCAAGCCCGGCGAAGGCGGCCAGCTTCCGGGCTTCAAGGTAACCGAATTCATCGCCCGGCTGCGTCATGCGACGCCCGGCGTCACGCTGATTTCGCCGCCGCCGCACCACGACATCTATTCGATCGAGGATCTGGCACAGCTCATCTACGACCTGAAGCAGATCAACCCGAAGGCGCGCGTCTGCGTCAAGCTCGTCAGCTCGGCGGGCATCGGGACGGTCGCGGCGGGCGTCGCGAAAGCGCATGCCGACGTCATCCTCGTCGCCGGCAACACCGGCGGCACCGGCGCATCGCCCCAGACCAGCGTCAAATATGCCGGCACGCCGTGGGAAATGGGGCTGTCCGAAGTCAACCAGGTCCTCACCCTCAATGGCCTGCGTCACCGCATCCGCCTGCGCACCGACGGCGGCCTCAAGACCGGGCGCGACATCGTCATCGCGGCCATATTGGGAGCCGAGGAATATGGCATCGGGACGCTGAGCCTCGTCGCGATGGGCTGCATCATGGTGCGCCAGTGCCACAGCAACACCTGCCCGGTCGGCGTCTGCACGCAGGACGAAAAGCTGCGCCAGAAGTTCACCGGCTCGCCCGAGAAGGTGATCAATCTGATGACCTTCATCGCCGAGGAAGTGCGTGAAATTCTGGCAAAACTCGGCTGCCGCAGCCTCGACGAGGTCATCGGCCGTACCGAATTGCTGCGTCAGGTCAGCCGCGGCGCCGAACATCTCGACGACCTCGACCTCAACCCGATCCTCGCCAAGGTCGACGCGCCCGACGAGGAACGCCGCTCGCAGGGACCGAGCTTCCGCAACCCGGTGCCCGACAGCCTCGACGCGCAGATATTGAACGACGCGAAGCCGCTGTTCGAACGCGGCGAGCGCATGCAGCTCACCTACAACGTCCGCAACACGCACCGTGCGGTCGGCACTCGCCTGTCGGCCGAGGTCACCGCACGTTTCGGGATGAAGGGGCTCGCCGACAATCATGTGCAGGTCCGCCTGCGCGGCACCGCGGGCCAGTCGCTCGGCGCCTTCCTGTGCCAGGGCGTGACGCTCGAAGTCTTCGGCGATGCCAACGACTATGTCGGCAAGGGCCTGTCGGGCGGCCGCATCGTCGTGCGTCCGACCGTGTCGAGCCCGCTGGTCAGCCAGCACAACAGCATCGTCGGCAACACCGTCCTCTATGGCGCGACCGCGGGCACCCTGCTCGCGGCGGGTCAGGCGGGCGAGCGCTTCGCGGTGCGCAACTCGGGCGCGCGCGTCGTCGTCGAGGGCTGCGGCGCCAACGGCTGCGAATATATGACCGGCGGCACCGCGGTCATCCTCGGCCCCGTCGGGTCGAACTTCGGCGCCGGAATGACCGGCGGCATGGCCTTCGTGCTCGACAGCGACGACAGCTTCGAGCGGCATGCGAACGGCGAGTCGATCGTCTGGCAGCGGCTTGCGAGCAGCCATTGGGAAAGCGAACTGAAGGCGCTGGTCGAAGATCATGCCAAGGCCACCGGCAGCAAATGGTCGGACGAGATCCTTGCCGACTGGGAGCGCTGGAAGGGCCGTTTCTGGCAGGTTTGCCCGAAGGAAATGATCAGCCGCCTGACCCATTCGCTGAACGAGGAAGAGATTGAGGTGGTCGCGGCGGAATAA